The Hymenobacter sp. DG01 genome has a segment encoding these proteins:
- a CDS encoding L-ribulose-5-phosphate 4-epimerase, which translates to MSQYQELKQACYEANMQLPQLGLVLFTFGNASVVDRENRVFAIKPSGVPYATLRPEDIVIVSFANEIVEGTKRPSSDTKTHAVLYSHWEHIGGIVHTHSTYATAWAQAQLDIPILGTTHADHLTADIPCAPPMSDDMIAGDYEHQTGWQIINEFQRRGLSPEEVEMVLLSNHAPFTWGKTVEKAVYHSAVLEEVARMAYLSCTLRPDVPRLKEALIQKHYERKHGLHSYYGQS; encoded by the coding sequence ATGAGCCAATATCAAGAGTTAAAGCAGGCCTGCTACGAGGCCAACATGCAGCTGCCCCAACTGGGGCTGGTGCTTTTCACCTTCGGCAACGCCAGCGTAGTGGACCGCGAAAACCGCGTGTTTGCCATCAAGCCCAGCGGCGTGCCCTACGCTACCCTCCGGCCCGAAGACATTGTCATCGTGAGCTTTGCCAATGAAATAGTAGAAGGCACCAAGCGTCCGTCGTCGGATACGAAAACCCACGCGGTGCTCTACAGTCATTGGGAGCATATTGGGGGCATCGTGCACACGCACTCCACCTACGCCACGGCCTGGGCTCAAGCTCAGCTCGACATTCCGATTCTGGGCACCACCCACGCCGACCACCTCACCGCCGACATTCCCTGCGCCCCGCCCATGAGCGACGACATGATTGCCGGCGACTACGAGCACCAGACCGGCTGGCAGATCATCAACGAGTTTCAGCGCCGGGGCCTCTCGCCCGAGGAAGTGGAAATGGTACTCCTGAGCAACCACGCCCCCTTCACCTGGGGTAAAACGGTAGAAAAAGCCGTGTATCACAGCGCCGTGCTGGAAGAAGTAGCCCGCATGGCTTACCTCAGCTGCACCCTCCGCCCCGACGTGCCCCGCCTCAAGGAAGCCCTTATCCAGAAGCACTACGAGCGCAAGCACGGCCTGCACTCCTACTACGGCCAGTCTTGA
- a CDS encoding (2Fe-2S)-binding protein codes for MNSEHDTPGTGPDEARRSFLKQSSLLTAMALVPGPLVQAAAAELDEKVAAVFEKIPLKLEVNGVKHKVSIEPRTTLLDFLRENLHLTGTKKGCDYGQCGACTVHVDGQRVNSCLSFAVMHEGKKITTIEGLANGDKLHPMQEAFVKHDGFQCGYCTPGQIMSAVACIREGKADSEGEIREYMSGNICRCGAYSNIVAAIQEVKGGGQKV; via the coding sequence ATGAACTCTGAACACGATACGCCCGGCACCGGCCCCGACGAGGCCCGCCGCAGCTTCCTGAAGCAATCGTCGCTACTCACGGCTATGGCTCTGGTGCCGGGGCCGCTGGTGCAGGCCGCCGCCGCCGAGCTGGACGAGAAAGTGGCTGCCGTTTTCGAGAAAATCCCGCTCAAGCTGGAAGTGAACGGCGTTAAGCACAAGGTTTCCATTGAACCCCGCACCACGCTGCTGGACTTTCTGCGCGAAAACCTGCATCTCACGGGCACCAAAAAAGGCTGCGACTACGGCCAGTGCGGCGCCTGCACCGTGCACGTAGATGGGCAGCGCGTGAACAGTTGCCTGAGCTTTGCCGTGATGCACGAGGGCAAGAAAATCACGACCATCGAGGGCCTGGCTAACGGCGACAAGCTGCACCCCATGCAGGAGGCCTTTGTGAAGCACGACGGTTTCCAGTGCGGCTACTGCACCCCCGGCCAGATTATGTCGGCAGTGGCGTGCATCCGGGAAGGCAAGGCCGACTCGGAGGGCGAAATCCGGGAGTACATGAGCGGCAACATCTGCCGCTGCGGCGCTTATTCCAACATTGTGGCGGCCATTCAGGAGGTCAAAGGCGGCGGACAAAAAGTATAA
- the araA gene encoding L-arabinose isomerase → MIDISQYEAWFITGSQHLYGPETLEQVAQHSQQIAEALGSALPIKIVYKPVLTGPDEIYQLVQEANTTKNCVGLIAWMHTFSPAKMWINGLKILQKPLAHLHTQFNRDIPWQDIDMDFMNTNQSAHGDREFGFIGARLKLKRKVVVGHWQSADVHERLSIWARAASAWADWQGARIVRFGDNMRYVAVTEGDKVEAELKFGYSVNTYGIGDLVAVINQVSDDQVNELLATYEQEYELGADLKEGGEQRDSLREAARIEVGMRQFLQDTKAIGFTDTFEDLHGMAQLPGIATQRLMAEGYGFGGEGDWKTSALVRAMKVMGAGLPGGNSFMEDYTYHFQPGNEQVLGSHMLEICPSIAEGKPKVEVHPLGIGGKADPARLVFNCPAGPALNATIVDLGHRFRLVVNEVEAVAPEQDLPKLPVARVLWKVKPSLNVGAAAWIYAGGAHHTGYSQNLTAEYLEDFAEMAGIEYVIIDEETKLRTFKNELRYNEVAFNGR, encoded by the coding sequence ATGATTGACATCTCCCAATACGAAGCTTGGTTTATCACCGGCAGCCAGCACCTCTACGGCCCCGAAACCCTGGAGCAGGTAGCCCAGCACTCCCAGCAGATTGCCGAAGCCCTCGGCTCCGCCCTACCCATCAAAATCGTGTATAAGCCTGTGCTGACGGGCCCCGACGAGATTTACCAGCTGGTGCAGGAAGCCAACACCACCAAGAACTGCGTGGGCCTGATTGCCTGGATGCACACCTTCTCGCCGGCCAAAATGTGGATCAACGGCCTGAAGATTCTGCAGAAACCCCTGGCCCACCTGCACACCCAGTTCAACCGCGACATTCCGTGGCAGGACATTGACATGGACTTCATGAACACCAACCAATCGGCGCACGGCGACCGGGAGTTTGGCTTTATTGGGGCCCGTCTGAAGTTGAAGCGCAAGGTAGTGGTAGGCCACTGGCAGAGCGCCGATGTGCATGAGCGCCTCAGCATCTGGGCCCGCGCCGCTTCGGCCTGGGCCGACTGGCAGGGCGCCCGCATCGTGCGCTTCGGCGACAACATGCGCTACGTGGCTGTAACGGAAGGCGACAAAGTAGAAGCCGAGCTGAAATTTGGCTACTCCGTGAACACCTACGGCATCGGCGACCTGGTAGCGGTTATCAATCAGGTAAGCGACGACCAGGTAAACGAGCTGCTGGCGACGTACGAGCAGGAATACGAGCTGGGCGCTGACCTCAAAGAAGGCGGCGAGCAGCGCGACTCTCTGCGCGAGGCGGCCCGCATTGAAGTGGGCATGCGCCAGTTTCTGCAGGACACCAAGGCTATTGGCTTCACCGATACCTTCGAGGATTTGCACGGCATGGCCCAGCTGCCCGGCATTGCTACCCAGCGCCTGATGGCCGAGGGCTACGGCTTCGGGGGTGAGGGCGACTGGAAAACCTCGGCCCTGGTGCGCGCCATGAAGGTGATGGGCGCCGGCCTGCCCGGTGGCAATTCCTTCATGGAAGACTACACCTACCACTTCCAGCCCGGCAACGAGCAGGTGCTTGGGTCCCACATGCTGGAAATCTGCCCCAGCATTGCTGAGGGCAAGCCCAAGGTGGAAGTACACCCCCTGGGCATCGGCGGCAAGGCCGATCCGGCCCGCCTCGTGTTCAACTGCCCTGCTGGCCCGGCCCTGAACGCCACCATCGTGGACCTGGGTCACCGGTTCCGGCTGGTAGTAAACGAGGTAGAGGCCGTAGCCCCGGAGCAGGATCTGCCCAAGCTGCCCGTGGCCCGCGTGCTCTGGAAAGTGAAGCCCAGCCTGAACGTAGGAGCCGCCGCCTGGATTTACGCCGGCGGAGCGCACCACACCGGCTACAGCCAGAATTTAACGGCTGAGTATCTGGAGGATTTTGCCGAAATGGCCGGCATCGAGTACGTCATCATCGATGAGGAAACTAAGCTGCGTACCTTTAAAAATGAGCTTCGTTACAACGAAGTGGCTTTTAACGGACGATAA
- a CDS encoding xanthine dehydrogenase family protein subunit M, translating into MNQFQYVRPTKQQAAIDAVAKDATATFIAGGTNLVDLMKRGVMTPQKLVDINRLPLTRIDADPGKLRIGALALNSTVADDKQVRARQPLLALALNAGASAQLRNMATVGGNMLQRTRCSYFYDTTMPCNKREPGTGCGALEGINRMHAIFGFSDKCIAVHPSDMSVALVALDATVQVSGPKGNRSIPFAELHRLPGDMPQKDTTLEPGELITAVDVPDGPFTKHVHYQKVRERASYAFALLSVAAALDIDGNNNIKAARLAMGGVAHKPWRLTAAEQALVGKPATEESFRQAATIAMQGAKAFKHNAYKLKLGPNTIIQALKTAASVA; encoded by the coding sequence ATGAATCAGTTCCAATACGTCCGCCCCACCAAGCAGCAGGCCGCCATTGACGCCGTGGCGAAAGATGCCACCGCTACCTTCATTGCCGGCGGCACCAACCTCGTCGATCTGATGAAGCGTGGGGTGATGACCCCGCAGAAGCTGGTCGATATCAACCGCCTGCCCCTCACCCGCATCGACGCCGACCCCGGCAAGCTGCGCATCGGGGCGCTGGCTCTGAACTCAACGGTAGCCGACGACAAGCAGGTGCGCGCGCGGCAGCCTCTGCTGGCCCTGGCCCTCAACGCCGGCGCCTCGGCCCAGCTGCGCAACATGGCCACCGTGGGTGGCAACATGCTCCAGCGGACCCGCTGCTCCTACTTCTACGACACAACCATGCCCTGCAACAAGCGCGAGCCGGGCACTGGTTGTGGCGCCTTAGAAGGCATCAACCGCATGCACGCCATCTTCGGGTTTTCGGATAAGTGTATTGCCGTGCACCCCTCCGACATGAGCGTGGCCTTGGTGGCCCTCGATGCTACCGTGCAGGTCAGCGGCCCGAAAGGCAACCGCAGCATCCCCTTCGCCGAGCTGCACCGCCTACCCGGCGACATGCCCCAGAAGGACACCACTCTGGAGCCAGGTGAGCTGATTACGGCCGTGGACGTACCCGATGGGCCCTTCACCAAGCATGTGCACTACCAGAAAGTGCGCGAGCGGGCCTCCTACGCCTTCGCCCTGCTTTCAGTGGCAGCAGCGCTGGACATTGATGGCAACAACAACATCAAAGCCGCCCGCTTAGCCATGGGTGGGGTAGCCCACAAGCCCTGGCGCCTCACGGCCGCCGAGCAGGCCCTAGTCGGCAAGCCCGCCACCGAAGAAAGCTTCCGGCAGGCCGCCACTATTGCCATGCAGGGAGCTAAAGCCTTCAAGCACAATGCCTACAAGCTCAAGCTGGGCCCCAATACCATCATTCAGGCGCTGAAAACCGCCGCCAGCGTAGCCTAA
- a CDS encoding DNA-3-methyladenine glycosylase I, which produces MNPPPPCIWMQQSELLQSFHDHEWGEPVSDPDILFEYLVLHTFQLGFDFPVVLRRREAFRELLAGFDPERLARFGEAEVEELMQNPRIIRNRRKLEATIQNARAWLQLRREVGGPDGLLPFFYAFVGGQPLDTQRSPDNLPPASTPASLALSQELKRRGFVMTGPVACYNIMQTAGLVNDHLTSCPRHAECRAMAEG; this is translated from the coding sequence ATGAATCCTCCCCCTCCCTGCATCTGGATGCAGCAAAGCGAGTTGCTCCAAAGCTTTCACGACCACGAGTGGGGCGAGCCGGTTTCTGACCCGGATATTCTGTTTGAGTATCTGGTGCTGCACACCTTTCAGCTGGGGTTCGATTTTCCAGTGGTGCTGCGGCGGCGCGAGGCGTTTCGGGAGCTGCTGGCTGGTTTCGACCCAGAACGGCTGGCACGGTTTGGGGAGGCCGAGGTAGAGGAGCTGATGCAAAACCCGCGCATCATCCGCAACCGCCGTAAGCTGGAAGCTACCATCCAAAATGCCCGCGCCTGGCTGCAGCTTCGCCGGGAGGTAGGCGGCCCCGATGGGCTCCTACCCTTCTTCTACGCCTTTGTCGGGGGCCAGCCGCTCGACACCCAACGCAGCCCCGATAACCTGCCCCCGGCTTCTACCCCGGCCAGCTTGGCCCTAAGCCAGGAACTGAAGCGGCGCGGATTTGTCATGACCGGCCCGGTGGCGTGTTATAACATTATGCAAACCGCCGGCCTCGTCAACGACCACCTCACTTCCTGCCCCCGCCACGCCGAGTGCCGGGCAATGGCCGAGGGGTAG
- a CDS encoding ribulokinase yields the protein MENPTSPEAYVIGIDYGTDSVRAVLVNAHTGQEIAQAVHPYARWKEQRYCNATKNQFRQHPLDHIEGLEATVRRVAQHVPAAQILGLAVDTTGSTPGPVDEHGVALALKPGFEDNPNAMFVLWKDHTALPEAAEINQKARTWGGPDYTQFEGGIYSSEWFWAKITHVVREDEAVAQAAYSWMEHCDWLTLLLTGGELNTFKRSRCAAGHKAMWHESWGGLPSEEFLTLLEPKLAGLRERLFEETYTADEVAGHLSEEWAQRLGLTTNTVVAVGSFDAHAGAVAGEIEAYSMVKVMGTSTCDIVVAPMDEVGGKLVPGICGQVDGSVIPGMLGLEAGQSAVGDLLAWFRGVIEWPLRTLLPQSAALTPEQQAALREELSDKMMAELNKAAEAVNPDESQVLALDWVNGRRTPDANQALKGALMNLTMGTSAPQIFRALVESICYGSRQIVERFEQEGIPIKQVIGLGGVAKKSGFMMQTLADVLNRPIKVAESDQAPALGSAMYAAVAAGIHPDVVSAQKAMGNGFAETYSPNPARVADYQRRYEQYQAFGHYVEQATQLQAGEVAETELVDQA from the coding sequence GTGGAAAACCCTACCTCCCCCGAAGCCTACGTCATCGGCATCGACTATGGCACCGATTCGGTGCGGGCCGTGCTGGTGAATGCCCATACCGGCCAGGAAATAGCCCAGGCCGTGCATCCCTACGCCCGCTGGAAAGAGCAGCGCTACTGCAACGCCACCAAAAACCAGTTCCGCCAGCACCCCCTCGACCATATTGAGGGCCTGGAAGCTACCGTGCGCCGGGTGGCCCAGCACGTACCCGCCGCCCAGATTCTGGGGCTGGCCGTGGATACCACGGGTTCCACGCCTGGCCCAGTGGACGAGCACGGGGTAGCCTTGGCCCTCAAGCCCGGCTTCGAGGACAACCCGAACGCCATGTTCGTGCTGTGGAAGGACCACACGGCCCTGCCCGAAGCTGCCGAAATCAACCAGAAGGCCCGCACCTGGGGCGGCCCCGACTACACTCAGTTTGAGGGTGGCATCTATTCCTCGGAGTGGTTCTGGGCCAAGATAACCCACGTTGTGCGCGAGGACGAGGCCGTGGCCCAGGCCGCCTACTCCTGGATGGAGCACTGCGACTGGCTGACCCTGCTGCTGACCGGCGGCGAGCTGAACACCTTTAAGCGCAGCCGTTGCGCCGCCGGCCACAAAGCCATGTGGCACGAGAGCTGGGGCGGCCTACCCTCCGAAGAGTTCCTAACCCTGCTCGAGCCCAAACTGGCGGGCCTACGCGAGCGGCTGTTCGAGGAAACCTACACCGCCGATGAAGTGGCTGGTCACCTCTCCGAAGAATGGGCCCAGCGCCTGGGCCTGACCACCAACACGGTGGTAGCTGTGGGCTCGTTCGATGCCCACGCCGGCGCCGTGGCGGGCGAAATCGAGGCCTATTCGATGGTGAAAGTAATGGGCACTTCTACCTGCGACATTGTGGTAGCGCCTATGGATGAGGTAGGCGGCAAGCTGGTACCCGGCATCTGCGGGCAGGTAGATGGCTCCGTTATTCCCGGCATGTTGGGCCTGGAAGCCGGGCAGTCGGCCGTGGGCGACCTGCTGGCCTGGTTCCGCGGGGTAATCGAGTGGCCCCTGCGCACCCTCCTACCCCAGTCCGCAGCCTTAACCCCGGAGCAGCAAGCCGCCCTGCGCGAGGAGCTGAGCGACAAGATGATGGCCGAGCTGAACAAGGCCGCCGAGGCCGTGAATCCCGATGAATCGCAGGTGCTGGCCCTGGACTGGGTGAACGGCCGCCGCACGCCCGACGCCAACCAGGCCCTGAAAGGCGCCCTCATGAACCTGACTATGGGCACCTCCGCCCCCCAGATTTTCCGGGCCTTGGTCGAGTCCATCTGCTACGGCTCCAGGCAAATTGTGGAGCGCTTCGAGCAGGAAGGCATTCCGATTAAGCAGGTAATTGGCTTGGGCGGGGTAGCGAAGAAGTCGGGCTTTATGATGCAGACCCTGGCCGACGTGCTTAACCGCCCCATCAAGGTGGCCGAATCGGACCAGGCGCCGGCCCTGGGCTCGGCTATGTACGCGGCCGTAGCCGCCGGCATCCACCCCGATGTGGTATCGGCCCAGAAGGCTATGGGCAATGGCTTCGCCGAAACCTACTCGCCCAACCCCGCCCGCGTAGCCGACTACCAGCGCCGCTACGAGCAGTACCAGGCCTTCGGGCACTATGTAGAACAAGCTACCCAGCTGCAGGCTGGCGAAGTCGCCGAAACCGAGCTGGTTGATCAAGCATGA
- a CDS encoding sodium/sugar symporter, whose translation MNQLATIDYIVFFVYFTIVAGYGIWIYRRKTGHDGTMEGDSKDYFLAEGSLTWWAIGSSLIASNISAEQFVGMSGSGFKMGLAIATYEWMAALTLIIVAVFFIPVYLKNKIFTMPQFLSQRYNGTVAMIMAIFWLALYVVVNLTSILYLGAIAVSSISGLNLTFCMYALAAFAIIITLGGMKVIGFTDVIQVFFLILGGLATTYLALNLVAEHYGQSGVLAGFSQMTSQANDHFHMILKQENPNYSALPGLTVLLGGMWIVNLNYWGCNQYITQRALGADLPTARNGLLFAAFLKLLMPVIVVLPGIAAYVLYKENVFGSEMMQNGELNPDRAYPVLLNILPVGLKGLSFAALTAAVVASLAGKANSIATIFTLDVYQKVFNREASEKQLVSVGKITVVVAMLLGVLIAPHLGIDKKGGFEFIQEYTGFVSPGIFAMFILGFFWKRTTSSAALFATIGGFILSVILKALPNLTDLSGLASIGFAVPNAEGVYEIPFLDRMGIVFVLCVLVMVLISVIETSRGVKTKGLEVDASMFRPHRSFAIGSIVVIALITALYTIYW comes from the coding sequence ATGAACCAACTCGCTACGATTGATTACATCGTTTTCTTTGTCTATTTCACCATAGTTGCCGGGTACGGCATCTGGATTTACCGTCGGAAAACTGGTCACGACGGTACCATGGAGGGGGATTCTAAAGATTACTTTCTGGCTGAAGGCTCCCTGACGTGGTGGGCCATCGGCTCCTCGCTCATCGCCTCCAACATCTCCGCCGAGCAATTCGTGGGTATGTCGGGCTCCGGCTTTAAGATGGGCCTGGCCATTGCCACCTACGAGTGGATGGCCGCTCTCACGCTCATTATTGTGGCCGTGTTCTTCATTCCGGTGTATCTGAAGAACAAGATCTTCACGATGCCGCAGTTCCTGAGCCAGCGCTACAACGGCACCGTAGCCATGATTATGGCCATTTTCTGGCTGGCCCTCTATGTGGTGGTAAACCTGACCTCCATTCTCTACCTCGGCGCCATTGCCGTAAGCAGCATTTCGGGCCTGAACCTGACCTTCTGCATGTACGCGCTGGCGGCTTTTGCCATCATCATCACCCTGGGTGGCATGAAGGTTATCGGCTTCACCGACGTAATTCAGGTGTTCTTCCTGATTCTGGGTGGCTTGGCTACCACCTACCTGGCCCTGAACCTGGTAGCTGAGCACTACGGTCAGTCGGGCGTGCTGGCAGGCTTCTCGCAGATGACCTCGCAGGCCAACGACCACTTCCACATGATTCTGAAGCAGGAAAATCCTAACTACAGCGCCCTTCCCGGCCTGACGGTGTTGCTCGGTGGTATGTGGATTGTGAACCTGAACTACTGGGGCTGCAACCAGTACATCACCCAGCGCGCCCTTGGTGCCGACCTGCCCACGGCGCGTAACGGTCTGTTGTTCGCCGCTTTCCTGAAACTGCTGATGCCGGTTATCGTGGTACTGCCCGGTATTGCCGCCTACGTGCTCTACAAGGAAAACGTGTTTGGCTCGGAGATGATGCAGAATGGGGAGTTGAACCCCGACCGCGCCTACCCCGTGCTGCTGAACATTCTGCCGGTAGGTCTGAAAGGCCTGTCTTTCGCTGCGCTTACGGCGGCTGTGGTAGCCTCGCTGGCCGGTAAGGCCAACTCCATTGCCACTATCTTCACCCTCGACGTGTACCAGAAGGTATTCAACCGCGAGGCTTCGGAAAAGCAACTGGTATCGGTGGGTAAGATTACCGTGGTAGTAGCCATGCTGCTGGGCGTGCTGATTGCCCCACACTTGGGCATCGATAAGAAGGGTGGCTTCGAATTCATTCAGGAGTACACGGGCTTCGTGTCGCCCGGCATTTTCGCCATGTTCATTCTGGGCTTCTTCTGGAAGCGCACCACTTCTTCGGCGGCCCTGTTTGCCACCATCGGCGGCTTCATCCTGTCGGTTATTCTGAAAGCACTGCCCAACCTCACCGACCTATCGGGCCTGGCTTCTATCGGTTTTGCCGTGCCGAATGCTGAGGGCGTTTACGAAATTCCCTTCCTCGACCGCATGGGTATCGTGTTCGTGCTCTGCGTGCTGGTAATGGTGCTGATTAGCGTAATCGAAACCAGCCGCGGCGTAAAAACCAAAGGTCTGGAAGTGGACGCCAGCATGTTCCGCCCTCACCGCAGCTTTGCCATCGGCTCTATCGTAGTCATTGCCCTCATCACGGCGCTTTATACGATTTACTGGTAG
- a CDS encoding glycoside hydrolase family 127 protein — MNRLLPLLAFTGLTATVGLSQSVKKSDYPIQAVSFTKVKLADNFWLPRLKTNTDVTIPASFQRCEATNRVKNFEMAAAKSGKFATIFPFDDTDIYKTLEGASYSLKLYPDEKLDEYMDALIKKVAAAQEPDGYLYTARTIDPAHPHNWAGPERWVKERELSHELYNSGHLYEAAVAHYEATGKKNLLSIALKNADLVCSVFGPGKRGVAPGHEIVEMGLVKLYRVTGKPEYLSTAKFFLEERGKYQGYDPKSPDAWRNGSYWQDHKPVVDQREAEGHAVRAEYLYSAMADVAALTGDQRMLAAVDSIWQNMVSKKLYVTGGTGAVPGGERFGGNYELPNTTAYNETCASVANVYWNQRMFQLHGEAKYVDVMEKVLYNGLISGVGLDGKSFFYSNAMQIKNSASFPQTEPQRAGWFDCSCCPTNMARLMPSLPGYVYAQKGNDVYANLFISGTTDLKVGTKAVRITQQNNYPWQGDLKFTISPAASTDFNLLVRLPGWARNEAMPSDLYRFATPFAEKISITVNGKLVQYTTRQGYAVLPRKWRPGDVVEVKLPMDVRQVVANPKVQDNLGRVALQRGPVVYCAEWKDNNGKASNLIVPAATSFTASYQPEVLNGIMQLTATVPAVQVDAANNSISTTRQTLTAIPYYAWANRGKGEMVVWFPQQITDVDLVSRQPKEVTVGK; from the coding sequence ATGAACCGTCTTCTTCCCCTCTTAGCCTTTACCGGACTGACTGCTACCGTGGGGCTCTCACAATCAGTTAAGAAGTCAGACTACCCTATTCAGGCAGTTTCCTTTACCAAGGTGAAGCTAGCAGATAATTTCTGGTTGCCTCGCCTCAAAACTAATACCGACGTGACCATTCCGGCCTCGTTTCAGCGTTGCGAGGCCACCAACCGGGTCAAGAACTTTGAAATGGCCGCAGCCAAGTCGGGCAAGTTTGCCACCATCTTTCCCTTCGACGACACGGACATTTACAAGACCCTTGAAGGCGCTTCGTACTCACTCAAGCTCTACCCCGATGAGAAGCTGGATGAGTACATGGACGCCCTGATTAAAAAGGTGGCTGCCGCCCAGGAGCCCGATGGCTACCTCTACACGGCCCGGACCATCGACCCGGCTCACCCCCACAATTGGGCGGGTCCAGAGCGCTGGGTGAAAGAGCGGGAGCTTAGCCACGAGCTCTATAACTCGGGCCACCTCTACGAAGCGGCCGTGGCGCACTATGAGGCCACCGGCAAGAAAAACCTCCTCAGCATTGCCCTGAAAAACGCCGACCTGGTGTGCTCCGTGTTTGGGCCGGGCAAGCGCGGAGTAGCCCCCGGCCACGAGATTGTGGAAATGGGCCTGGTGAAGCTTTACCGCGTAACGGGCAAGCCGGAGTACCTGAGCACGGCCAAATTCTTTCTGGAGGAGCGCGGCAAGTACCAGGGCTACGATCCCAAAAGCCCGGATGCCTGGCGCAACGGCTCCTACTGGCAGGACCATAAACCGGTGGTGGACCAGCGCGAGGCCGAAGGCCACGCCGTACGCGCCGAATACCTGTACTCCGCCATGGCCGACGTAGCGGCCCTCACCGGCGACCAGCGGATGCTGGCCGCAGTGGACAGCATCTGGCAGAACATGGTCAGCAAGAAGCTCTACGTGACGGGCGGCACCGGCGCGGTGCCCGGCGGCGAGCGGTTCGGGGGTAACTACGAGCTGCCCAACACTACGGCCTACAACGAAACCTGCGCCTCGGTGGCCAACGTGTACTGGAACCAGCGTATGTTCCAGCTCCACGGCGAGGCCAAGTACGTGGATGTCATGGAGAAAGTGCTCTATAACGGGCTCATTTCGGGGGTAGGGCTGGATGGCAAATCGTTCTTCTACTCCAACGCCATGCAGATCAAGAACAGCGCGAGCTTCCCCCAGACCGAGCCCCAGCGCGCCGGCTGGTTCGACTGCAGCTGCTGCCCCACCAACATGGCCCGCCTGATGCCCTCACTGCCCGGCTACGTGTACGCCCAGAAAGGCAACGACGTGTACGCCAACCTGTTTATCAGCGGCACTACCGATTTGAAAGTGGGCACCAAGGCTGTGCGCATTACCCAACAAAACAACTACCCCTGGCAGGGCGACCTGAAGTTTACCATCAGCCCCGCCGCCTCCACCGATTTTAACCTGTTGGTACGCCTGCCCGGCTGGGCCCGCAACGAGGCCATGCCGTCGGATTTATACCGCTTCGCTACCCCCTTTGCCGAGAAAATCAGCATCACGGTGAATGGGAAACTCGTGCAGTACACCACCCGACAGGGGTACGCCGTGCTACCCCGCAAGTGGCGCCCCGGCGACGTGGTAGAGGTGAAGCTGCCCATGGACGTGCGCCAGGTAGTAGCCAACCCGAAAGTGCAGGACAACCTGGGCCGGGTGGCCCTGCAGCGCGGCCCGGTGGTGTACTGCGCCGAGTGGAAGGATAACAACGGCAAGGCCAGTAACCTCATCGTGCCGGCCGCTACCTCTTTCACGGCCAGCTACCAGCCCGAGGTCCTCAATGGCATTATGCAGCTCACGGCCACCGTGCCCGCCGTGCAGGTAGATGCCGCCAACAACTCCATTAGCACCACGCGCCAAACCCTGACGGCCATTCCCTACTACGCCTGGGCCAACCGCGGCAAAGGCGAAATGGTGGTGTGGTTCCCTCAGCAAATCACGGATGTAGATCTGGTGTCGCGCCAGCCGAAAGAGGTAACGGTGGGCAAATAA